The genomic stretch CCCTGATCTCATGGTGCCTCCGCCAGTGGATTCGAGTGAGATGCTCTAATTTGGTAGCAACTTGGTGTTCATCTCAATCTTTGATTTGAGTTGAGGGTGAATTCGTAATCACATAATTATGAACAATGTCATcattgtaaattaaataaaaatattatatggTACATTGTCATGTTGAATATGACTTTCATATTGGGTGATGTTtttcacacatttatttttatctttcatatactttttttaatttttaattgtcaaattgaataaattgaacaaaatcaaatgacaaaaattaacccATGGTAGCACCACTCCTTCTAAGTCTcgatataaaaaatttattccCCTCATTTTAATATAACTTAAAGAAGTAAacatttaaaagaaattaattaaagactTTTCCTGTGGGGTCCTGAACAGATTGGAAACTGGTGAGCACTTGTAGCAATTATACTTGAAAAAACTTACTTAATAAGTATTGGTATATGCCCACGCACTAAGgtgtgtaaatttttttttttttttaaatcaaaattgtagtagagaggaagagaatgagagagaacaTGGGAGTgaggagagggggagagagggagagaggtttatttatttatttatttttaaaatcagAGATATTAAATTACCTGTAGATGaggcttaaacaaaaaaatagcaaaattttgttttgtaaaattatGTTACTACCCTTAACTTTTTTTGTTATGATAAAAGACTAAATAGTTTTTTCAACCTCTGTTGATTGATAAAGAAAGTTGttttaatatgtagtttagatataTAAAgtgatcaaaaacaaaaaataagaatataTAGAAAAGGTGCGTAATAATTAGTATGGTCCAACAAAAGCCTAGGGTAGGGGTACCCTTCACTCTATATAATATGCAAATTCATTCTGCACCATGCACTATCAAAATTAGCAACTGATAAATTaagaagaagcaaaagaaagcagagaattagggttttgtggcaAGCCAAATGGGAGAGTGGGTGACGCAGTGGCGGGTAGAATTTTTGGGGAGGGAATGGAACTTTGTGGATATAGGCTCAGTAGTTGTCGTTTTGGCTTTGCATTTGCTTACTCTTTTAGCTCCATTTCATTTCACCTGGCCTGCATTTTGGGTGGCAGTTGCACTCTATTTTGTTGTAGGAGTGAGTGTAAATCTTTCTTACCACAGGCAACTTTCCCACCGGAGTTTCAAGCTTCCCAAATGGCTTGAATACTTCTTTGCTTACTGCGGAGTCCTATCGTTTCAGGTATATATACTTTTATGTACGTTTGCAGAGAAATTTTTGTTAGACTCGTTATTGTACTTTTTAATGTTCGCAGAGAAGTCCGCTTGAATGGGTGAGCATACACCGATCTCACCACCAATTTACAGATACATTGAAAGACCCTCATAGTCCCGTTAGAGGATTTTGGTATAGTCACATCGGTTGGATCTTCGATTTTCGGTCTCGGTTTGGAAGTGTATGAAACTCTTTAGCTCCCTCATAAGTAGTTCTTGCATACAATCACATGTATATGACTCTGTGTCTATCGCTCGCATCCCTTAATAGGTCAGATTATGAGAGATAGATACATGATATATTAGCAATTTGTAAGAGAAAAATCCCTTTGATGCACCGAGCTAAGCAAATGGACATACCAATGATAATTTTTCTGAACTTTGAAATTTTGCAGTATGAAGCACGACTTAAGAACGTTGGAGACTTGAAAAGAGATCCATTCTACAGATTTCTTCATTATACGTACCCCCTTCATGCAATAAGTTTTGGAGTGCTGCTCTATGCTGTTGGAGGACTACCATTTTTGGTTTGGGGGCTGGTAATTAAATATTGGTTCTTTTCTTAACTTTATAAGTGAAACACTACCTTATTAGCCCAAAGCAAAAGTAACTTAGGTAATTAGAACCATATTACTTCATGGTGACTTACCATTTGATTGTGGTAAATAATGGTACCTTTATTTTTGGATATGAACATATCAGTTATTCTTAtccatatatacacatacacacatacatattaACTTCTCGAAGTGtgagtgtgtttttttttttttttttgtagggtgTAAGGTCAGTAATTTTTCTCCATGCTACTTTTGGAATAAATTCGATTTGCCACACATGGGGAAAACAAGTATGGAATACTGGTGATCTGTCTAGAAACAACTGGTAATTTTAGCTATGTGTGATGGAAAATCTTCTCCAAGTTGTATATATAGGTAATAGCTAACAATGttacaaattttgatttctGTACGTACGTACGTAGGTTAATTGGATTGATGGCTCATGGAGAAGGTTGGCACAATAATCACCACGCATTTGAACACTCAGCTCGGCATGGCTTGGAATGGTGGGAAATTGATGTTACGTGGTATGTAATAAGATTTCTTGAAATTATTGGTTTGGCAACAGAAGTACAGCGTCCTACTGAGACTCAGAAGAAACGAAAAGCTTTATTAAGCAACAACATGAACAACCAAACCAGGGAGCTCCAGGAAAAGCTTGAAACAGAAATCAATGGCGGAAAGATTTGAACAACAAAATCATGGAAGCTTGAATCTCGATCCAGCTATGAAGTTCATCTCAGCTATTTAAAATGCAgcctatataatatataataatgaTATATATTCTTGTTAATAAAGCTGGAGTTTAATTACTTTCACTGTACTTTCCTCAATTGACTAACATTAtgcatactaattaattaagatatTGAGTTGGAGTTGTATTTTCATTATATCTAGCATATGAGTATATATCTGCGTGCATATACTGTGGTATTTAGGCTTTCCCGTATGTTCCTACATGAAAATTTTCTATGATATTTATTACAAATATGAAAATGGTATTAAAAATTTTCCACTTGTTATGCATGCAAGTGATAAAATAGAAATTGAAGACTGTAACGATATGTTTAATGGTATGGTGCTAATATGTCTTTCTAAAATTTTGACAATACTTGTATATTTGTGCactatacatatatgtattaaTTATGATTTTGACATAATCCAAATTAAATTTTCCACAGTAACTACTCTAGCTTGTAGAAATATAGCATTAATGGAAAAGAGACTTCattcaatataaaaaaaaaaaaaaagcacaacaTATAATATCAGTACAACAAAATACTAAAGTGGTTCATCTCAAATCCAAACCTGAAAATTATCTATAAAAAGAAGCGACGCACGAAACTttcacaaagaaaacaaaagaaaaaggaaaaattcaCACCTCGTCAACAACTTTTCCAAATCATTCTTCCAAACTTCacttgaaacaagaaataagCCGACTCGAATAAAATAATAGATGAGATATCACAAAccccaaaaagaaagaaaatccaCCTACTAATTTCTACCTAATAAAAGAAGAATATTAGaaacaatgaaaaaacaaatagaaaattATATATAGCACAAGAAGACTAATTAGGAAAGTTTAAAAACCTACGAAAAACAACTCAGAGCGtctccaaaaaccaaaaaaaaaaaaaaaaaaaattccatgaaatagaaattttatattttttttgttggccGAAAATTATGCTCTTAAAGGGAAGGATGCAAAATATACATCAATTTTCCAAATCTAATATAATCTTATTTTTCATCTTTAGAAGGTGTGTCTGTGCCGCATGAGTtatagagagaaaaataaatgagaTACCCAATTTACATCTCTTCCATAGGAGTAGAATGTACATCTACATTCACATCTAC from Pyrus communis chromosome 7, drPyrComm1.1, whole genome shotgun sequence encodes the following:
- the LOC137741039 gene encoding palmitoyl-monogalactosyldiacylglycerol delta-7 desaturase, chloroplastic-like — translated: MGEWVTQWRVEFLGREWNFVDIGSVVVVLALHLLTLLAPFHFTWPAFWVAVALYFVVGVSVNLSYHRQLSHRSFKLPKWLEYFFAYCGVLSFQRSPLEWVSIHRSHHQFTDTLKDPHSPVRGFWYSHIGWIFDFRSRFGSYEARLKNVGDLKRDPFYRFLHYTYPLHAISFGVLLYAVGGLPFLVWGLGVRSVIFLHATFGINSICHTWGKQVWNTGDLSRNNWLIGLMAHGEGWHNNHHAFEHSARHGLEWWEIDVTWYVIRFLEIIGLATEVQRPTETQKKRKALLSNNMNNQTRELQEKLETEINGGKI